A region of Tigriopus californicus strain San Diego chromosome 7, Tcal_SD_v2.1, whole genome shotgun sequence DNA encodes the following proteins:
- the LOC131884157 gene encoding spectrin beta chain-like isoform X2, whose product MDSLKVKKGRRHRSKVRQFYSDFNSDESASPSISSNSEFQLSPEPASPSVFKFDQKLKAPRVRHISLNEEDPTIAPLSPPYTGTPLPPLSAGLTSNQDIKDAALSIVYSKHIKNLMVEREHVQKKTFTKWVNSHLCRINCRVVDLYTDLRDGKLLIKLLEILSGERLPRPTRGKMRIHCLENVDKALSFLYEQRVHLENMGAHDIVDGSPRLTLGLIWTIILRFQIQEITVEEPGPGAATRSAKDALLLWCQMKTAGYHNVNIRNFTTSWRDGLAFNAIIHKHRSDLIQYERLSKSNAMYNLNNAFDVADREFNLVKLLDAEDVNVEMPDEKSIITYVVTYYHYFSKLKQETVQGKRIAKVVGIDMECDKMIEQYEGFTSDLLKWIENVIEALGDRQFANSLRGVQEQLTQFNSYRNVEKPPKFMEKGNLEVLLFTLQSKMRANNKVPYFPKEGKTISDINKAWERLEKAEHERELALREELIRQEKLEQLAARFNRKAGMRETWLSENQRLVSQDNFGFDLAAVEAAAKKHEAIETDIFAYEERVQAVIAVAHELETENYHDIECINARKDNVLRLWNYLLELLKARRTRLEMSLQLQHNFQEMVYILDSMEELKMRLLSDDYGKHLLGVEDLLQKHSLVEADINVLGERVKQVVQHSQKFLADEDGADDYKPCDPSIIVERVQTLEDAYAELVRLAVERRSRLEESRQMWQFYWDMAEEENWIKEMEQILSQGDIGHDLTTIHLLLSKHKSLETEIRAHENQLQMSIKQGQDLIDQGHFGADKVQTRIDDVMSMWSQLVDLMDTRKRRLTEAVDFHQFLTDADDVDTYMLDVLRLVSSDDIGKDESNVQTLLKKQKEIHDDLMNFQSNVDALHEQATTLGENDKPAVEKRLASIDKRYNELQELSKLRKQRLLDALSLYKLFTEADGVEQWITEKEKMLDTMQPGKDIEDCEIMKHRFDGFDREMNANASRVAVVNQLARQLLHVDHPNSDDIVARQNQLNQRWADLREQAEAKREQLGSAHGVQTFHIECRETVTWIEDKKRVLEQTDELKMDLTGIMTLQRKLSGMDRDMAAIEAKLKTLEDEANKIKDTHPDEAQVVFDRVEKLRGEWKQLNVMLHEREAKLEEAGDLHRFLKDLDHFQAWLTKTESSIANEDTPSSLAEAEKLLSQHQQIREEIDSYTTDYTTMMDYGEKVTADPSTFEDPQYMFLRERLKALRDGWAEVHQMWENRQQLLSQSLNLQMFNRDAKQAEVLLSQQEHLLSKDETPSNLEQAESLIKKHEALLTTMEANDDKVNGVLQFAQRLCSEQHFASDKISKKADDISERRNINHDLALQQLDKLRDQLLLHQFLQDCEELHDWIQEKNVLVQEDTYRSAKTIHSKWTRHQAFESEIASNKERLDRVQESGQELLKTKPEMADLITPKLDELERDFEALQKNTKDKGERIFDAKRADLYEQSCDDIDSFVMDLERQMETEPIGNDLTSVNILMQKQQMIETQMQVKSMQVSELETQAEKLVLMEPDKRNVIEAKKEEVSKKFEAVMAPLEARKKELLVKKEIFQFLRDLEDENIWIEEKMNLVTSDEFGSSLQAVNLLIKKNKTLKGEIDNHEPRILSVCEIGQKLIASDHPDSEKFQKDIDELLENLNNLKEMLEIRRQKLLVSEKAQQFFFDANEAEAWMSEQELYMMVEDRGKDEFSAQNLMKKHTTLESAVEDYSENIRQLSESARQLIADEHPESEQISIRLAQVEKLYAGLRDLAAERKAKLDDALKLFMLNREVDDLEQWIAEREVVAGSHELGQDYEHVTLLWERFREFAKDTEIIGTERVAAANQIADSLITSGHTDAATIAQWKDSLNDSWADLGELIETRTQMLEASRELHKYFHDCKDVLGRILEKQHSMPDDLGRDAGAVSSLTRKHQNFVQDLQGLEGQVKAIQEESSKLQAAYAGEKAMEITNREREVVRAWLELNAMGDSRKNKLHDTSDLFKFFNMVRNLMLWMDDLTRQMSTSEKPRDVSGVELLMNNHQGHKAEIDTREENFTQCFTLGKELLSRGHYANNEIKEKLVELTNQRNTMLLRWEERWEHLQLILEVYQFARDAAVAEAWLIAQDPYLKSGELGQTIDEVENLIKKHEAFEKAAAAQEERFAALERLTTFELKEIKRRQEEDERRREEERAKHAPPSYDRPDAGERSDVGSVKSGTPTGVTRQGSRSKAAPTGATSPPGGASGPTGRPPSGAGSVETGAIRRASAAKSPTPVTSPSETGGDISGKASRRGSTASEKKRGKTRTRSKSPFRSFRWPKSKSKAESEAAAAASYYSDDEDNLRRPLSERSDDEELESTLIRKHEWESTTKKTSNRSWDKLCVVLKNGSIGFYKDQKAYKGAPSATYKGEPPVEISGATAEVASDYTKKKHVFRLKLNNGGMYLFQARDDDEMSQWVSAINQSAGGEGPSGGARSQTLPTGASGGDGKKEKKPFFTLKGKN is encoded by the exons AGCCCGGACCAGGGGCAGCTACACGATCCGCCAAGGACGCTTTGTTGCTCTGGTGTCAGATGAAGACCGCCGGATACCACAATGTGAATATCCGCAACTTCACCACGTCTTGGCGAGATGGCTTGGCCTTCAACGCCATCATTCATAAGCACAGATCAGATCTCATCCAATATGAGCGTTTGTCCAAGAGCAACGCCATGTATAATTTGAACAACGCCTTCGATGTGGCGGATCGTGAGTTTAATCTGGTCAAACTTCTGGATGCCGAGGATGTGAACGTGGAAATGCCAGACGAGAAGTCCATCATCACCTACGTGGTCACCTACTACCATTATTTCTCCAAGTTGAAGCAGGAAACGGTCCAAGGCAAAAGGATTGCCAAAGTAGTGGGCATCGACATGGAGTGCGACAAAATGATCGAACAATACGAAGGGTTCACGAGTGATCTCCTCAAGTGGATTGAGAACGTGATCGAGGCCTTGGGTGACCGGCAATTTGCCAACTCTCTCCGTGGAGTCCAAGAACAACTGACGCAATTCAACTCCTATCGCAATGTGGAAAAGCCCCCCAAATTCATGGAAAAGGGCAATCTCGAAGTTCTTCTCTTCACCCTTCAATCCAAGATGAGGGCCAACAATAAAGTGCCTTACTTCCCCAAGGAAGGCAAGACCATCTCAGACATCAACAAGGCCTGGGAGCGGTTAGAGAAGGCCGAACACGAACGTGAGTTGGCCTTGCGCGAAGAGCTCATCCGTCAAGAGAAACTCGAGCAGCTGGCCGCCCGATTCAACCGTAAAGCGGGCATGCGAGAAACTTGGCTGAGTGAGAATCAACGTCTGGTCTCTCAAGACAACTTTGGCTTCGATTTAGCCGCTGTTGAAGCTGCCGCCAAGAAACACGAGGCCATTGAAACCGACATTTTTGCCTACGAAGAACGCGTTCAAGCCGTGATCGCAGTGGCCCATGAGCTGGAAACTGAAAACTATCACGACATCGAGTGCATCAATGCTCGGAAGGACAATGTCCTCCGCTTGTGGAACTACTTGCTCGAGCTCCTGAAGGCACGAAGAACACGATTGGAGATGTCCTTGCAATTGCAGCACAACTTCCAGGAAATGGTGTACATTTTGGATTCCATGGAAGAATTGAAGATGCGTTTACTCTCAGACGATTACGGAAAGCATTTGCTCGGGGTCGAAGATCTTCTTCAGAAACACTCGCTTGTGGAGGCCGACATCAACGTTCTGGGAGAAAGAGTCAAACAAGTCGTGCAGCATTCGCAAAAGTTCTTGGCCGACGAGGATGGAGCCGACGACTACAAGCCCTGCGATCCCAGTATCATCGTGGAACGAGTCCAAACCTTGGAAGATGCCTACGCCGAGCTCGTTCGTTTGGCCGTTGAACGGCGGTCCAGATTGGAAGAGTCCCGACAGATGTGGCAATTCTATTGGGATATGGCCGAGGAGGAGAACTGGATCAAGGAGATGGAACAGATTCTCTCCCAGGGTGATATTGGACACGATCTCACCACCATTCATTTATTGCTCTCCAAGCACAAGAGTCTGGAGACTGAAATCCGTGCACATGAAAACCAATTGCAGATGTCCATCAAGCAAGGTCAAGATCTCATCGACCAAGGACACTTTGGTGCGGACAAAGTCCAGACCAGGATCGATGACGTTATGAGCATGTGGAGCCAGCTGGTCGACCTCATGGACACCAGGAAACGACGACTCACCGAGGCCGTTGACTTCCATCAATTCCTCACTGACGCCGATGATGTGGACACGTACATGTTGGACGTGCTCCGATTGGTCTCGTCTGATGACATTGGAAAAGACGAGTCCAACGTGCAGACATTGCTGAAGAAACAGAAGGAGATTCACGACGATCTCATGAACTTCCAGTCCAATGTTGATGCTCTTCACGAACAAGCCACGACTTTGGGCGAGAACGACAAGCCCGCGGTTGAGAAGCGATTGGCCTCCATCGATAAGCGCTACAATGAGCTACAAGAGCTTTCCAAGCTTCGCAAACAGCGACTCTTGGACGCTCTTTCCTTGTACAAATTATTCACCGAGGCCGATGGTGTGGAACAATGGATTACCGAGAAAGAGAAAATGTTGGATACCATGCAACCCGGCAAAGATATCGAGGACTGTGAGATCATGAAGCACAGATTCGATGGATTCGATCGCGAAATGAATGCCAATGCGTCACGAGTTGCTGTTGTGAACCAGTTGGCTCGCCAATTACTCCATGTTGACCACCCTAACTCGGACGACATCGTTGCTCGACAGAACCAACTCAACCAGAGATGGGCCGACTTGCGCGAACAAGCCGAGGCTAAGCGTGAACAATTGGGATCCGCGCATGGCGTGCAGACCTTCCATATTGAATGTCGCGAAACAGTCACTTGGATTGAGGACAAGAAGCGCGTCTTGGAGCAAACCGACGAGCTCAAGATGGATCTCACCGGCATCATGACTCTGCAGCGAAAGCTCTCGGGAATGGACCGAGACATGGCGGCTATCGAAGCCAAGCTCAAAACGCTGGAGGATGAGGCCAACAAAATCAAGGACACTCATCCTGACGAGGCTCAAGTGGTGTTTGACCGTGTGGAGAAACTCCGTGGCGAATGGAAACAACTTAATGTTATGCTCCATGAGCGAGAAGCCAAGTTGGAAGAGGCTGGCGATCTTCACCGCTTTCTCAAGGACTTGGATCATTTCCAGGCTTGGCTGACCAAAACCGAGTCAAGCATCGCCAATGAGGACACGCCCTCAAGCTTGGCTGAGGCTGAGAAATTGTTGAGTCAACATCAACAGATCCGAGAGGAGATTGATAGCTACACAACTGACTACACTACCATGATGGACTACGGCGAGAAGGTGACTGCCGACCCGTCCACATTCGAAGACCCGCAATACATGTTCCTCCGAGAGAGACTAAAGGCCTTGAGAGATGGATGGGCGGAGGTCCATCAGATGTGGGAGAACCGACAGCAATTGTTGTCACAATCCCTCAACCTCCAGATGTTCAACCGGGACGCCAAACAGGCCGAAGTTCTTCTTTCGCAGCAAGAACATCTCCTCAGCAAGGATGAAACTCCGAGCAACTTGGAGCAAGCCGAATCACTCATCAAGAAACACGAGGCTCTGCTCACTACCATGGAGGCCAACGACGACAAGGTCAATGGCGTGCTTCAATTTGCCCAGCGTTTGTGCTCTGAGCAGCATTTCGCTTCAGACAAGATCTCTAAAAAGGCCGACGACATCTCTGAGAGGAGAAACATCAATCACGATCTTGCTCTCCAACAATTGGACAAACTCCGTGATCAACTTCTTCTTCAccaatttcttcaagattGCGAAGAGTTACACGATTGGATCCAAGAGAAGAATGTCCTCGTTCAAGAAGACACCTATCGATCGGCCAAGACCATCCATAGCAAATGGACCAGGCATCAAGCTTTCGAATCCGAAATTGCTTCCAACAAGGAGCGTCTGGATCGCGTTCAAGAAAGTGGCCAAGAGCTTCTCAAGACCAAACCAGAGATGGCTGATCTGATCACACCCAAATTGGACGAGCTCGAGAGAGATTTCGAGGCCCTCCAGAAGAATACCAAAGACAAGGGAGAGCGGATCTTCGACGCCAAGAGAGCCGATCTGTATGAGCAATCTTGTGATGACATTGATAGCTTCGTCATGGACCTTGAACGGCAGATGGAGACCGAGCCCATTGGTAACGACCTCACATCCGTGAATATCCTTATGCAGAAACAACAAATGATCGAGACTCAGATGCAAGTCAAGTCCATGCAAGTAAGCGAATTGGAAACACAAGCCGAAAAGTTGGTGCTCATGGAGCCTGACAAGAGAAACGTTATTgaggccaagaaagaagaagtcTCAAAGAAATTCGAGGCCGTCATGGCCCCACTCGAGGCCAGGAAGAAGGAGCTCTTGGTCAAGAAAGAAATCTTCCAATTTTTGCGCGACCTCGAGGATGAGAACATTTGGATTGAAGAGAAGATGAACCTTGTGACGTCGGATGAGTTCGGTAGCAGTCTTCAAGCTGTTAACCTTCTTATTAAGAAGAACAAGACTCTCAAAGGTGAGATTGACAATCACGAGCCTCGAATCTTATCCGTGTGCGAAATTGGACAAAAGCTCATTGCCTCGGATCACCCCGACTCCGAGAAATTCCAAAAGGACATTGATGAGCTTCTCGAGAACTTGAACAATCTCAAGGAGATGCTCGAAATCAGACGGCAAAAGCTCCTTGTCAGCGAGAAGGCCCAACAATTCTTCTTCGATGCCAACGAGGCTGAAGCCTGGATGTCTGAACAAGAGCTCTACATGATGGTTGAGGACAGAGGCAAGGACGAATTCTCAGCGCAAAACCTCATGAAGAAACACACCACTCTTGAGAGCGCAGTTGAGGATTACTCCGAAAATATTCGCCAATTGAGCGAGTCTGCCAGACAACTCATCGCCGATGAGCATCCTGAAAGCGAACAGATTTCCATTCGTCTGGCACAAGTGGAGAAACTCTACGCTGGTTTGCGAGACTTGGCCGCCGAACGGAAAGCCAAATTAGACGATGCGTTGAAGTTGTTCATGTTGAACCGAGAGGTGGACGATTTGGAGCAATGGATTGCCGAACGCGAGGTGGTGGCTGGATCACACGAATTGGGACAAGACTACGAGCACGTCACTTTGCTCTGGGAGAGATTCCGAGAATTCGCCAAGGACACGGAAATCATTGGTACGGAACGAGTGGCAGCCGCCAATCAAATTGCTGACAGTCTCATCACATCGGGTCACACGGATGCAGCCACAATCGCCCAATGGAAGGACTCTCTGAACGATTCCTGGGCTGATCTTGGCGAGTTAATCGAGACAAGGACTCAAATGCTTGAAGCCTCTCGTGAGCTCCATAAATACTTCCACGATTGCAAGGACGTTTTGGGACGAATCCTTGAGAAGCAACACTCCATGCCTGATGACTTGGGCCGCGATGCTGGAGCCGTGTCATCACTCACCCGCAAACATCAGAATTTCGTCCAAGATCTTCAAGGTCTGGAGGGTCAAGTCAAGGCTATCCAAGAAGAGTCCTCCAAATTGCAAGCTGCTTATGCTGGGGAGAAGGCTATGGAAATCACTaaccgagagagagaggtcgTTCGGGCTTGGCTTGAGCTCAATGCCATGGGCGACTCGCGCAAGAATAAGTTGCACGATACCTCCGACTTGTTCAAGTTCTTCAACATGGTGCGCAACCTCATGTTGTGGATGGATGATCTTACCAGGCAGATGTCTACATCTGAAAAACCACGTGACGTTAGTGGTGTTGAGCTTCTTATGAACAACCATCAAGGTCATAAGGCCGAAATTGACACACGCGAAGAGAACTTTACTCAATGCTTCACACTGGGCAAGGAGTTACTCTCTCGAGGTCATTACGCAAACAATGAGATCAAGGAAAAGTTGGTGGAGCTCACCAACCAGAGAAATACCATGTTGCTGAGGTGGGAGGAACGTTGGGAACACCTACAACTGATTCTCGAAGTATACCAGTTCGCCCGTGATGCGGCTGTGGCCGAGGCCTGGCTCATCGCTCAAGATCCTTACCTGAAGTCCGGAGAATTGGGA CAAACCATTGACGAAGTCGAGAATCTGATCAAGAAGCACGAGGCCTTTGAAAAGGCTGCGGCGGCGCAAGAAGAGCGATTCGCTGCCCTTGAGAGGCTCACCACG TTCGAGTTGAAGGAAATCAAACGCCGTCAAGAGGAAGACGAGCGGCGACGGGAAGAGGAACGTGCCAAGCACGCCCCTCCATCTTACGACCGACCAGATGCCGGGGAACGATCCGATGTGGGAAGTGTCAAGTCAGGAA CCCCAACTGGCGTCACTCGCCAAGGATCTCGTTCTAAAGCTGCTCCCACGGGCGCCACCTCCCCACCTGGGGGAGCTTCGGGCCCGACGGGACGGCCTCCCAGCGGGGCAGGCTCGGTTGAAACGGGCGCAATACGGCGAGCGTCTGCGGCCAAATCGCCGACGCCCGTGACGTCTCCGAGTGAAACTGGCGGAGACATTTCTGGCAAAG CTTCAAGGCGTGGCAGTACAGCGAGTGAGAAAAAACGCGGCAAAACGCGAACCCGCTCCAAGTCGCCATTCCGCAGCTTCCGCTGGCCAAAGTCCAAGTCCAAAGCAGAGTCAGAGGCTGCTGCGGCTGCCAGTTACTACAGTGATGATGAGGATAACCTCAGACGACCCCTGTCTG AACGATCCGATGATGAGGAACTCGAGAGTACCTTGATAAGGAAACACGAATGGGAAAGCACTACCAAGAAAACTTCCAACAG GTCCTGGGACAAACTTTGCGTGGTCTTGAAAAACGGGAGCATCGGCTTTTACAAGGACCAGAAGGCCTACAAGGGTGCACCAAGTGCCACTTACAAAGGGGAACCCCCAGTGGAAATTTCAGGGGCTACCGCCGAAGTGGCCAGTGATTACACAAAGAAGAAGCACGTCTTCAGATTGAA GTTGAACAATGGAGGCATGTACCTCTTCCAAGCCCGAGATGACGATGAGATGAGCCAATGGGTGAGCGCAATCAACCAGTCAGCTGGAGGGGAGGGACCTTCAGGTGGAGCGCGATCCCAAACTCTGCCTACTGGCGCCTCTGGCGGTGATggcaagaaagagaagaaaccCTTCTTCACtctgaaaggaaaaaa TTAA